The genomic segment GTCAAGTCAATCCGATACCGCTTCTTCGACATACGGGCCCCATGAATCGGCCCGCGACACGGCGAGAACCGATTGGCTGCGGGGGACGCAGTGCTTAGCATGACAACACTTCCGCCTTTGGTCGATACAAGGGACTAGGTTGTGGAAACGGGGTGTGACGCCGCGCGATCAGGGGAGGCAGAACGATGTCGGACCGGCAGCAGAAGCGTGATGCGAAGGACGACGGCCGCAAGGCCTCGGAGTCCAAGCGGCGAGAGGCGTTCGTGGAGCCGCGATTGACTTTCGTGCGGCCGAAGCTCATCAAGCGGGGCGATGCCCGTCAGGTCACCGCCGGCTTCTTCGGTACGTTCTATCCGTAGAGCTCTCATGGAGCGGCCCATCTCCGCTCCAGCCGCTTGCTGCGCCACGACCGTCCAGTGCCTGCGACGGAGCGCGCGCGGTCGGGCGAGGCGCTCATGATGCAACGACCGACTCACCGGCTGCAGGTGAGGCGGCTCGTCTTCTCGCTCTGCGGACTCCGCGTCGCCTTCGAGTTCGAGGATCCACGCACCGCCGAGCGAGTTGCGCAGCTGATTCTCGCGGTGTTTGCAGGCGAGCTGGAGGACGACGCGCAAGGCTCGGCGGAGCTTCGGATTCGCATCGGGCGATGCGCGGCCACGGACCGTCCCGACGAGCGTCTGGCCGAGGTGTCGCGCTCGAGCGATCTGGTCGTCTGGCAGACGCGCCGCGGCTACTCGCTCGAGTGCGGTGGCTCCGTGCTCGATCTGGATCTCGAGGCCGCTTGCGCGACTGGCATGATCGCGGAGGGGCTTTGGGCTCACTCGCTGTCGGTGCAACGCGAGTTCTTCCTGCTTGCCTTCTTGATGCTGCTTCGGCGCTTCGGCCGTTTCGGGCTCCACGCGAACTGCCTGTTCCACGACGGGCGCGGATTCCTGCTCGTGGGGCCCTCGGGCGCGGGAAAGACGACCCTGAGCATCGCGCTGCTGCGCCAGGGCTGGCGATTGGTGGCGGACGACACGCTCGTGCTGCGCCGAACCGGCGCGGCCGTCGATGCGCTTGCCCTGCGAGGCGGCCTTTCGTGCACTCCGCAGACGGCGGCGATTTTTCCGGAGCTTGCGAGTGCCGTCGAAGAAGGGCCGGCGCTGGCGGGAGGAAAGAGGCTCGCCGATGTCGACGAGCTCTTTCCAGGCGTCACTGTACGGCAGTGCCGGCCCTCGGTGATCCTGTTCGCCCGCATCTCGCGGCGATCGGCGACCGAACTCCAGCCGATCGACGCGGCGGATGCGATGGTGTCGCTGCTCGAGCAGAGTCCCGGGGTGCTCAGTGGGCGCTCGATGGCGGAGCAGCACCTCACCGTCCTTCGCCAGCTCGTCAGCCAGGCTCGCCGCCTGCGCTGCGAGCTGGGAAGCGACGTGTTGGACGCGCCGGACGCTGCACCACGAGCGCTCATGGCACTCGGACGCTCCTGAGCATGGCCAAGATCGTCATCGAGCTCACGAACCGCTGCAATCTAAGCTGCGGGCACTGTTTCAGCGGGCGTCACGGGGGACGCGACGACCTGTCGGTCGAGCTTCTCGAGCGCATCCTGGAGGAGGCCAGGCCGCTGGGCTTCGACGTGGTGAGTTTCACCGGAGGCGAGCCCACGATCCACCGCGAGTTCGGCCGCGTCATCGAGTTGACGTGCAGCGCGGGCTATCGTTTCGGCTGCGTCAGCAACGGCGCCCACTTCTCGCGCACGCTCCAGGCGTTGCTCGCCCATCGCGACCGGCTCGACACCGTCACCTTCAGCGTCGACGGTGCAACCGAGGCGACCCACGATCGGCTCCGGGGCGCCGGCTCCTTCCGGCGAGTGATGCAAGCGATCAGTACCTGCTTCATGCGCGACATCCCCTTCAGCATGAACATGGCGGTCACCGCGCACAATCAGCACGAGCTCGAGCGCATGGTGGAGTGCGCCACTCGGCTCGGAAGTCGCGGCGTGCGGTTCGGCCACCTGATGCCTTCGCCGCTCACGACCGCAAAGGGGCTGGATCTGTCGCCAATGGAGAGCAAGCGCGTTGACGCCGAGATCTGGTCGCTTCAAGACCGTTCCGAGCTGCCGGTCGCGATCGCGCCGGGCCATCACACGACCGACCTCTTTCCGTGTGCCCCCCTTCACATGCAGGAGGTGAACATCGACGCCCACGGCAGGCTCGGCAAGTGCTGTCACCTGTCGGGCCACGGCGAAGGGGCGGGCCAGGCAGACGTCGTCGCGGATCTCCACGAGACCGGCTTCGTCGAGGCCTTCCATTGCCTCGTTCGCGCCAACGAAGACTTCCACCGGGAGAAGAAGCAACGGCTGCGCGACGGCGATTGGCGCGACTCGGATTTCTTCCCGTGCTGGTACTGTTCCGTGGCCTTCGAGAAGGTCGGCTGGCTTCGGGGAC from the bacterium genome contains:
- a CDS encoding radical SAM protein, producing MAKIVIELTNRCNLSCGHCFSGRHGGRDDLSVELLERILEEARPLGFDVVSFTGGEPTIHREFGRVIELTCSAGYRFGCVSNGAHFSRTLQALLAHRDRLDTVTFSVDGATEATHDRLRGAGSFRRVMQAISTCFMRDIPFSMNMAVTAHNQHELERMVECATRLGSRGVRFGHLMPSPLTTAKGLDLSPMESKRVDAEIWSLQDRSELPVAIAPGHHTTDLFPCAPLHMQEVNIDAHGRLGKCCHLSGHGEGAGQADVVADLHETGFVEAFHCLVRANEDFHREKKQRLRDGDWRDSDFFPCWYCSVAFEKVGWLRGLESHPWSKLIRWLPLQELRGGGASC